One window of Flavobacterium dauae genomic DNA carries:
- a CDS encoding NAD(P)/FAD-dependent oxidoreductase, producing MEDGYKTLLIDKREIANGGSSATTSMLQYEIDTPSYELIEMIGKKGVVASYEACSKSIDMLQKVCKQIKSKSGFKKKESLYFAAFKKYMGWLKKEFEARKEAGFKVKWLGADAIEKKYQLQKTYGGILSEQGASVDAFTLVHEILEFNMKRGLQVFDKTELVDVKSNKSGNEVTLQTGAKIKTKKIVYCVGYESAMMIKENFVDLISTYAIVSEIDETLSRKYNDILIWNTSEPYIYLRTTDDGRFLIGGEDEEFRNPQKRDTLISKKEQKLLKSFEKHLPHIPFHSDFAWAGTFGETKDGLPYIGEHEDFKNSYFVLGFGGNGITFSVMGMEMVSDWMKGKKHSLSEWFKFGR from the coding sequence ATGGAAGACGGTTATAAAACCCTACTTATAGATAAACGGGAAATTGCCAACGGAGGTTCATCTGCAACTACTTCTATGTTGCAATATGAAATTGATACACCTTCGTATGAACTTATTGAAATGATTGGCAAAAAAGGAGTTGTAGCAAGTTATGAAGCCTGTTCCAAATCAATTGATATGCTACAAAAAGTCTGTAAACAGATAAAATCCAAATCGGGTTTCAAGAAAAAAGAATCGCTTTATTTTGCTGCTTTCAAAAAATACATGGGTTGGCTTAAAAAGGAATTTGAAGCCCGCAAAGAAGCCGGCTTTAAAGTAAAATGGCTGGGAGCGGATGCTATTGAAAAAAAATATCAATTACAGAAAACCTATGGAGGAATCTTGTCTGAACAAGGTGCGAGTGTGGATGCTTTTACACTGGTTCACGAAATTCTGGAATTCAACATGAAAAGAGGCTTACAGGTTTTTGATAAAACAGAATTGGTTGATGTCAAATCCAACAAATCTGGTAATGAAGTAACTCTTCAAACAGGAGCGAAAATTAAAACTAAAAAAATCGTGTATTGTGTAGGCTATGAAAGTGCAATGATGATAAAAGAAAATTTTGTTGATCTGATAAGCACTTATGCTATTGTTTCTGAAATTGATGAAACGCTAAGCAGGAAATATAATGACATACTGATATGGAATACATCAGAACCTTATATTTATTTGCGAACTACCGATGATGGACGGTTTTTGATAGGAGGCGAAGATGAAGAATTCCGAAATCCGCAAAAACGAGATACACTCATCAGTAAGAAAGAACAGAAATTACTGAAATCGTTTGAAAAGCACTTGCCACATATTCCCTTTCATTCCGATTTTGCCTGGGCTGGAACATTCGGAGAAACCAAAGACGGATTGCCTTATATCGGAGAACATGAAGATTTTAAGAACAGTTATTTTGTTTTGGGTTTCGGTGGTAACGGCATCACTTTTTCGGTGATGGGAATGGAAATGGTTTCGGATTGGATGAAAGGTAAAAAACATTCATTAAGCGAATGGTTTAAATTTGGAAGATAA
- a CDS encoding putative DNA modification/repair radical SAM protein, whose amino-acid sequence MERIEEKLKILADAAKYDVSCSSSGSKRKNTGRIGDASASGICHTYTEDGRCVSLLKILLTNHCIYDCAFCVSRRSNDVKRAAFTVEEVVELTMNFYRRNYIEGLFLSSGIFKNADFTMERLMRIVKKLRLEEKYNGYIHLKTIPGASEELIKEAGLYVDRMSINLEMPTEVGLKMVAPEKDHESVKKPLAFVQNQIQEYKAESKLIKHTPQFVPAGQSTQMVIGATPETDLEIMNVAKTFYNDFKLKRVYYSGYIPINTENSLLPQVGSRPPLVRENRLYQTDWLLRFYDFNLDEILNPKHQQLDLDIDPKLSWALRNPQYFPIDINTADYKQIIRIPGVGRQSAMKIIQSRKFGRLSEYQVKKMGIAFNRARHFMRCADTPIILGTPSMEYVKQTILQRNSTKYLTTVSDTQLSLF is encoded by the coding sequence TTGGAACGAATTGAAGAAAAATTAAAAATACTTGCTGATGCTGCCAAGTATGATGTAAGTTGTAGTTCGAGTGGGAGCAAACGGAAAAATACAGGTAGAATTGGTGATGCTTCTGCATCGGGAATTTGTCACACTTATACTGAGGATGGTCGTTGTGTTTCATTACTCAAGATATTACTGACTAACCATTGTATTTATGATTGTGCCTTTTGTGTGAGCAGAAGAAGCAATGATGTAAAACGAGCTGCTTTTACGGTTGAGGAAGTGGTAGAGCTGACAATGAACTTTTACCGCAGAAACTATATTGAAGGGCTGTTTTTAAGCTCAGGGATTTTTAAAAATGCCGATTTCACGATGGAACGCCTAATGCGTATCGTAAAAAAGTTACGTCTTGAAGAAAAGTATAACGGGTATATTCATTTAAAAACCATTCCGGGAGCCAGTGAGGAACTCATTAAAGAAGCGGGATTGTATGTGGACAGAATGAGTATCAATCTGGAAATGCCTACGGAAGTGGGGTTGAAAATGGTTGCTCCCGAAAAAGACCACGAATCAGTTAAAAAGCCATTGGCATTTGTACAAAATCAGATTCAGGAATATAAAGCAGAATCCAAGCTGATAAAGCATACGCCTCAATTTGTACCCGCAGGACAAAGCACGCAAATGGTTATTGGTGCCACACCAGAAACCGATCTGGAAATAATGAACGTAGCCAAAACATTTTATAATGATTTTAAGCTAAAACGGGTGTATTATAGCGGTTATATTCCAATCAATACAGAGAACTCATTGTTGCCACAAGTTGGAAGCAGACCTCCGTTGGTTCGTGAAAATCGTTTATATCAAACCGATTGGCTATTACGTTTTTATGATTTTAATTTAGATGAAATATTAAATCCGAAGCATCAGCAATTAGACTTAGATATTGACCCGAAATTGAGCTGGGCTTTGCGAAATCCACAGTATTTTCCGATAGATATCAATACGGCCGATTATAAACAAATTATTCGAATTCCGGGAGTGGGAAGGCAATCGGCAATGAAAATTATTCAGTCAAGAAAATTTGGCAGGCTGTCCGAATATCAGGTTAAGAAAATGGGTATTGCTTTTAACCGTGCCCGACATTTTATGCGATGTGCCGATACACCTATTATCTTGGGAACCCCTTCAATGGAATATGTAAAACAAACTATTTTACAACGAAATTCCACTAAATATCTGACAACGGTTTCTGATACGCAATTAAGTCTTTTTTAG
- a CDS encoding ATP-binding protein has product MSNINKHNIKAKSHILSLLGDELIGSDSLAIFELVKNAYDADAEEVTVKFINLNQSDQQIIIEDDGHGMTNKVIQDVWLTIGTDFKRGKNRKESKKFKRVSFGNKGVGRLAVHKLAKRITLETQAEGEMFSSRLTIDWVELIASKEYIQDLEVSVETVADQLFKKGKGTRIILDKLTTKKWTKKALKDLVRKIDNIKNPFSPNPNFNIKIKATDFHQEWISEVTNSNDILKDSLYQFGFKIKVSDSTPESFAKFLWRYSFNPPPQTNISKRTSRNTDTVNFHIGELYKDLDGEEEYNRFLRNKDLSGIGTIKGKFYVFNQSSILLKMNFGGQINAVKQFIKDNSGVKIFRDNIRVYNYGEQYDDWLGLDLDKIQRAGDHFGKKVTIGAVELDLKSSNDGLIEKTNREGFTDNAEFNRFQLLVKEVFNFFEREAGNDKDLVEAFLEETRPVKKVGFGETIKELENKIKDKNLEKELKPLLIRVDKDYTEMRDIMVNSGMTGLNLGVAFHEVDREIRFINADLNSNNVDIEEVKDKVRNLIQILESLSPVLRQNKSSLSSAKKVIEIAKRRNDNRFNFHKIIFSSPVLTGENEDFNFKVPTNLLISAISNLIDNAIYWTRTQSDFIKNVDGQYKPAIYIGTDLFTFEGPSIIIADNGPGFSSEPEYLTQPFKTKKEGGMGLGLYFADLVMNMIGGKLLFPDNSDLDIPQAYNGACIALVFPK; this is encoded by the coding sequence ATGAGTAATATTAACAAACATAATATAAAAGCCAAAAGTCATATTTTAAGTCTTTTAGGAGACGAGTTGATTGGTAGTGATAGTCTTGCTATTTTTGAGTTGGTTAAAAATGCTTATGATGCAGATGCAGAAGAAGTAACAGTAAAGTTTATAAATCTTAATCAGTCAGATCAACAAATAATTATTGAGGATGATGGGCACGGGATGACAAATAAAGTTATACAGGATGTATGGCTAACTATTGGTACGGACTTCAAGAGAGGTAAAAATAGAAAAGAAAGTAAAAAATTTAAAAGAGTTTCTTTTGGAAATAAAGGCGTTGGGAGATTAGCCGTGCATAAACTGGCTAAAAGAATAACTCTGGAAACACAAGCAGAAGGAGAAATGTTCTCAAGTCGTCTGACCATTGATTGGGTAGAACTTATTGCTTCAAAAGAATATATTCAGGATTTGGAAGTAAGTGTAGAAACGGTAGCAGATCAATTGTTTAAAAAAGGAAAGGGAACCCGAATTATTTTAGATAAACTAACCACTAAAAAATGGACTAAAAAGGCATTAAAAGATTTAGTAAGAAAAATTGATAATATAAAAAATCCTTTTTCACCTAATCCAAATTTTAATATAAAAATTAAAGCAACCGATTTTCACCAGGAATGGATAAGTGAAGTTACCAATAGTAATGATATCCTTAAAGATAGTCTGTATCAATTTGGATTTAAAATTAAAGTCAGCGATAGTACTCCTGAAAGTTTTGCTAAGTTTTTATGGAGATATTCATTTAATCCTCCACCCCAAACAAATATTTCGAAGAGAACCTCCCGGAATACCGACACTGTAAATTTTCATATCGGTGAATTATATAAAGATCTTGATGGTGAAGAAGAGTATAACAGATTCTTAAGAAATAAGGATTTGTCTGGTATTGGTACTATTAAGGGTAAATTTTATGTATTCAATCAAAGTTCTATTCTGTTGAAGATGAATTTTGGAGGACAGATCAATGCTGTTAAACAATTTATTAAGGACAATTCAGGAGTTAAAATTTTTCGGGATAATATAAGAGTTTATAACTATGGCGAACAATACGATGATTGGTTAGGACTGGATTTGGACAAAATTCAGAGAGCAGGTGATCATTTTGGAAAAAAAGTTACAATTGGAGCAGTAGAACTTGATTTAAAATCAAGTAATGATGGCTTGATTGAAAAAACAAACCGTGAAGGTTTTACAGATAATGCCGAATTTAATAGATTTCAGTTACTAGTAAAAGAAGTTTTTAATTTCTTTGAAAGAGAAGCAGGAAATGATAAGGATTTGGTTGAAGCATTTTTAGAAGAAACACGTCCTGTTAAAAAAGTTGGTTTTGGAGAAACTATAAAGGAACTGGAAAATAAGATTAAAGATAAAAACCTTGAAAAGGAGTTAAAACCATTACTTATCCGTGTTGATAAAGATTATACTGAAATGCGGGATATTATGGTAAATTCAGGTATGACAGGTTTAAATTTAGGAGTAGCTTTTCACGAAGTAGATAGAGAAATCAGATTTATTAATGCAGATCTAAATTCCAATAATGTAGATATTGAGGAAGTCAAAGATAAAGTCAGAAACCTGATTCAAATATTGGAAAGTCTGTCTCCTGTATTGAGGCAAAACAAGAGTTCGTTGTCTTCTGCTAAAAAAGTAATAGAAATAGCCAAAAGAAGAAATGATAATCGATTCAATTTCCATAAAATAATTTTTTCATCTCCGGTTTTAACAGGTGAAAATGAAGATTTCAATTTTAAAGTACCTACAAATCTTCTAATTTCTGCGATTTCTAATTTAATCGATAATGCTATATACTGGACGCGAACTCAATCAGACTTTATTAAAAATGTGGATGGACAATATAAGCCTGCGATTTATATAGGAACAGATTTATTTACATTTGAAGGACCTTCCATTATTATTGCTGATAATGGTCCGGGGTTTTCTTCAGAACCGGAATATCTTACTCAACCATTTAAAACCAAAAAAGAAGGAGGAATGGGACTCGGATTGTATTTTGCTGATTTGGTAATGAATATGATTGGAGGGAAATTACTTTTTCCTGACAATTCAGATTTAGATATTCCTCAGGCATATAATGGAGCCTGTATTGCATTAGTATTCCCTAAATAG
- a CDS encoding TIGR03915 family putative DNA repair protein — MQYIFDGTYNGFLCCVFEYFEYKDSNVQLQVEGDDATQTFLFDSDKSIITDLVKAKRVQTGLQKHLGKSIAMDFFRVFLSEDRKAWAASFNIICQIFSGKTNILGNYGSEEVLYFKQTLKKVSRERHRMKAFIRFSRSSDGMFFAVIEPDFNVLPLITTFFKNRYADQKWLIYDVKRKYGLLYDKENVMEVKLSPEEKHALTTDTVITLDEKDEHFQNLWKRYYQSTNIEARRNMKLHLQYVPKRYWKYLVEKQV, encoded by the coding sequence ATGCAGTATATATTTGACGGGACATATAACGGTTTTTTGTGCTGTGTATTTGAATATTTTGAATACAAAGATTCTAATGTGCAATTACAAGTTGAAGGCGATGATGCAACCCAAACGTTTTTGTTTGATTCCGACAAAAGTATTATTACCGATTTGGTTAAAGCCAAGAGAGTTCAAACCGGTTTACAAAAACATTTGGGAAAATCTATCGCAATGGATTTTTTTAGGGTTTTTCTTTCGGAAGACCGAAAAGCGTGGGCAGCGAGTTTTAATATTATATGTCAGATATTTTCAGGAAAAACCAATATCCTTGGGAATTATGGGAGTGAAGAAGTGCTGTATTTTAAACAAACATTAAAAAAAGTAAGTAGGGAACGTCACCGAATGAAAGCTTTTATCCGATTTAGTAGAAGCAGTGACGGAATGTTTTTTGCTGTTATTGAACCGGATTTCAACGTGTTACCTTTGATAACTACTTTTTTTAAAAACCGTTATGCCGACCAAAAATGGCTGATTTATGATGTTAAAAGAAAATACGGATTGCTGTATGACAAGGAAAATGTAATGGAAGTGAAACTTTCGCCCGAAGAAAAACACGCCCTGACTACTGATACTGTGATTACTTTAGATGAAAAAGACGAACATTTTCAAAACTTATGGAAACGATATTATCAAAGCACGAATATCGAAGCCCGGCGAAATATGAAACTTCATCTGCAATATGTTCCTAAAAGATACTGGAAATATCTGGTGGAAAAACAAGTGTAA
- a CDS encoding DUF5712 family protein: MYINITDSETGNNKGSSGQLINYLEKENRTAFEEGRENELWFNNLNRDITPQEVRVKIDYNVAKLSRSDAKFFLINISPSEKEITYLKEKFGENGAEQELKKYVVGVMDAYARNFKRPGIESGKDLLWYGKLEHYRYYHYTDEEVKQGIAQVGEPKEGEQMHIQIIVSRKDITNKIKLSPMNNSRGRNKQHSAKLGQFDRVAFKESGELIFDQMFNYNRSLKDTVNYALTMKNGNAEQKRAVHLLEQFESKLPDIERQNINDTAKDIYQNSNMELDQLIDTIGGSATSILSALLSPEPLIYENTEEQLVHFKKKKKRKRRPPTI; the protein is encoded by the coding sequence ATGTACATTAATATTACAGATTCCGAAACCGGGAACAACAAAGGAAGTTCAGGACAATTGATCAACTATCTGGAAAAAGAAAACCGCACAGCATTTGAAGAGGGAAGGGAAAATGAATTATGGTTCAATAACCTGAATAGAGATATTACCCCGCAGGAAGTACGGGTAAAAATCGACTACAATGTAGCTAAATTAAGCAGGAGCGATGCAAAGTTTTTTTTGATAAACATCAGCCCAAGTGAGAAAGAAATCACTTATCTCAAAGAAAAGTTTGGAGAGAATGGTGCAGAGCAAGAATTAAAAAAATATGTAGTTGGTGTAATGGATGCCTATGCCCGTAATTTTAAACGTCCCGGAATTGAAAGTGGCAAGGATCTGTTATGGTATGGAAAATTGGAACACTACCGTTATTATCATTATACTGATGAAGAAGTAAAACAGGGAATTGCTCAGGTGGGAGAACCCAAGGAAGGAGAGCAAATGCACATACAGATCATTGTCAGTCGTAAAGATATTACAAATAAAATCAAACTCAGTCCGATGAACAACTCCCGAGGTCGCAACAAACAACATTCTGCCAAACTTGGGCAGTTTGATAGAGTAGCCTTTAAAGAATCGGGCGAATTGATTTTTGACCAAATGTTTAATTATAACCGTTCTTTAAAAGATACTGTAAATTATGCTTTAACAATGAAAAACGGCAATGCAGAACAAAAAAGAGCTGTTCATTTACTAGAACAGTTTGAAAGTAAATTACCTGATATAGAACGGCAAAACATTAATGATACAGCGAAAGATATTTACCAAAATAGTAATATGGAACTAGATCAACTCATTGACACAATAGGTGGTTCTGCTACAAGTATTTTAAGTGCTTTGCTTTCTCCTGAGCCATTGATATACGAGAATACAGAAGAACAACTTGTGCATTTTAAGAAAAAGAAGAAAAGAAAAAGACGTCCGCCAACAATATAA
- the pruA gene encoding L-glutamate gamma-semialdehyde dehydrogenase — translation MSTGFFNVPVAVNEPVKTYAPGTPEREQVQQAFKEMYQSTVDIPLYIGGKEIRTGSTKNLFPPFDHQHHLGVYHTATKDLIQDAIDSALQARVKWSQMAWEHRASIFLKAAELIAGPYRAKINAATMIAQGKTVHQAEIDSACELIDFLRFNVQYMTEIYKQQPISSKGIWNRVEQRPLEGFVYAITPFNFTAISGNLPSSVAMMGNVVVWKPAATQIYSANVIVEVFKKAGLPDGVINVIYGDSSMITNTILESADFAGIHFTGSTGVFNDFWKTIGNNIHKYKTYPRIVGETGGKDFVWAHPSSNAKEVATALSRGAFEYQGQKCSAASRAYLPASLWEEIKGYVIADLNSFKMGSPEDMSNFMSAVISESSFDKLAKAIDAAKASNEAEVVVGGGYDKSKGWFIEPTVIVTTNPKYDTMERELFGPVLTVYVYEDDKWEDSLKLVDGTSEYALTGAIFSGCRYAIETATKALENAAGNFYINDKPTGAVVGQQPFGGARGSGTNDKAGSMINLLRWVSPRTIKETFVPDTDYRYPFLG, via the coding sequence ATGTCAACAGGTTTTTTTAACGTTCCAGTGGCTGTAAACGAGCCGGTTAAAACGTATGCTCCTGGAACTCCGGAGCGCGAACAAGTGCAACAAGCATTTAAAGAAATGTATCAATCAACGGTTGATATTCCATTGTATATCGGTGGTAAAGAAATAAGAACAGGATCAACAAAAAACTTGTTTCCCCCGTTTGATCATCAACATCATTTAGGTGTTTATCACACCGCTACAAAAGATTTAATTCAAGATGCTATTGATTCAGCATTACAAGCACGCGTAAAATGGTCGCAAATGGCTTGGGAACACCGTGCATCGATCTTTTTAAAGGCAGCAGAATTAATCGCAGGACCTTACCGTGCAAAAATAAACGCTGCAACAATGATTGCACAAGGAAAAACAGTTCATCAGGCAGAAATTGATTCGGCTTGTGAGTTGATCGATTTTTTGCGTTTCAACGTGCAGTATATGACCGAAATCTACAAACAACAACCAATTTCATCAAAAGGAATTTGGAACAGAGTAGAACAACGCCCGTTGGAAGGTTTTGTGTACGCTATCACACCTTTTAACTTTACAGCAATTTCGGGTAATCTTCCTTCGTCTGTTGCTATGATGGGGAATGTAGTAGTTTGGAAACCGGCGGCAACTCAAATTTATTCTGCAAATGTAATTGTAGAAGTGTTCAAAAAAGCAGGTTTGCCAGACGGAGTTATCAATGTGATTTATGGCGATTCTTCTATGATTACCAACACTATTTTAGAGTCGGCTGATTTTGCAGGAATCCATTTTACAGGTTCAACAGGAGTTTTTAACGATTTCTGGAAAACAATAGGAAACAACATTCACAAATACAAAACATATCCACGTATTGTTGGTGAAACAGGCGGAAAAGATTTTGTTTGGGCACATCCATCATCAAATGCAAAAGAAGTAGCAACGGCTTTATCTCGCGGTGCTTTTGAATACCAAGGACAAAAATGTTCGGCAGCTTCACGTGCTTATCTTCCTGCATCTTTATGGGAAGAAATTAAAGGTTATGTAATTGCAGATTTAAATTCATTTAAAATGGGATCTCCGGAAGATATGAGCAACTTTATGTCGGCAGTAATTTCAGAATCTTCTTTCGATAAATTAGCAAAAGCAATTGATGCTGCAAAAGCATCAAACGAAGCAGAAGTTGTTGTTGGTGGAGGGTACGATAAATCAAAAGGCTGGTTTATTGAACCAACTGTTATTGTAACAACAAATCCAAAATACGATACAATGGAACGCGAATTGTTCGGTCCGGTTTTAACGGTTTATGTTTACGAAGATGATAAATGGGAAGATAGCTTGAAATTGGTTGACGGAACATCTGAATACGCGTTAACAGGTGCAATTTTCTCTGGATGCCGTTATGCAATTGAAACAGCTACAAAAGCATTAGAAAATGCAGCGGGTAACTTTTATATTAACGATAAACCAACCGGTGCAGTAGTAGGTCAGCAGCCATTTGGTGGAGCAAGAGGATCAGGAACTAACGACAAAGCAGGTTCTATGATTAACTTGTTACGTTGGGTTTCGCCACGTACCATTAAAGAAACATTTGTACCAGATACAGATTATAGATATCCTTTCTTGGGATAA
- a CDS encoding very short patch repair endonuclease, translating into MDVHTPEQRSKNMRAIKATGTKDEVRLAKALWHSGYRYRKNDKTVFGKPDLVFKKHKVAVFVDSEFFHGKDWETEKFRIKSNQEFWHKKIVRNIERDKEVNEFLTYNGWKVLRFWSKEVKNNLQECVDRIINEIKK; encoded by the coding sequence ATGGATGTCCATACTCCTGAACAACGCTCAAAAAATATGCGGGCTATCAAAGCAACGGGAACCAAAGATGAAGTTCGTTTGGCTAAAGCATTATGGCATTCAGGGTACAGGTATCGTAAAAATGACAAAACAGTTTTCGGGAAACCTGATTTAGTCTTCAAAAAACACAAAGTTGCAGTTTTTGTCGATAGCGAATTTTTTCACGGCAAAGATTGGGAAACAGAAAAATTCAGAATAAAATCCAATCAGGAATTCTGGCACAAAAAAATAGTAAGAAATATAGAACGGGATAAAGAAGTAAACGAATTTCTTACTTATAATGGTTGGAAAGTATTAAGGTTCTGGAGTAAGGAAGTTAAAAATAATCTTCAGGAATGTGTTGACAGAATAATAAATGAAATTAAAAAATAA
- a CDS encoding BfmA/BtgA family mobilization protein, producing MKQRDTNSIRYPKETDEKIEKLAKSFRRSKKELFCQMVDYFYRSKKDPSDFGDELLKKELSSGISRILSFIRQQEKDFLLPLFTDTGVLKSVSLRQKEVLEGIGRQLLTESEQTTVLTKRSEQIINGLKYLISKQKEKEILKEQFSQLLDYYINQREEMGWTTSGVKKEELIIHVKQSLKNL from the coding sequence ATGAAGCAGAGAGATACCAACAGTATCCGTTATCCCAAAGAGACGGACGAAAAGATAGAGAAACTGGCTAAAAGTTTTAGGCGTAGCAAGAAGGAACTTTTTTGCCAGATGGTGGATTATTTTTACCGGAGCAAAAAAGATCCTTCAGATTTTGGAGATGAGCTATTGAAAAAAGAACTGTCTTCCGGCATCAGCCGCATTTTATCTTTTATCCGTCAGCAGGAAAAAGATTTTCTGTTACCACTCTTTACTGATACTGGTGTTTTAAAAAGTGTTTCTTTAAGGCAAAAGGAAGTTTTGGAAGGGATAGGCAGACAACTTTTAACCGAAAGTGAGCAGACTACTGTTCTTACCAAACGGAGTGAACAGATTATAAACGGTCTTAAATATCTGATTTCAAAACAGAAAGAGAAAGAAATTCTGAAAGAGCAATTCAGTCAATTATTGGATTATTACATAAACCAACGGGAGGAAATGGGTTGGACTACATCCGGTGTGAAAAAAGAAGAGCTTATCATTCACGTAAAGCAATCACTCAAAAATTTGTAG
- a CDS encoding DNA cytosine methyltransferase has protein sequence MEKINFIDLFAGASGMSEGFSKAGFNPVAHIEMNEEACFTIKTRAAYHYLKSEKKLEVYYNYIKKEISREEFYKIIPDEILDSVINVEIDDNSIKDIFRKINKKNQKIDLIIGGPPCQAYSLLGRHQENIENDPRNKLYIQYGRFLKEFNPQAFVFENVPGILSANKGQHFKNLKTYFRKLGYEVYHDTLDASDYGVVQARKRIIIVGWKKEADFGFPDFDKVKEKYTVNEAFEDLPELKPGEGYQHINYKELKNNYLEKFELRNGIDFVTQHISRPHNERDLAIYKTAIQKWNNEKIRLKYPDLPEKLKTHKNESSFIDRFKVVNGTGVSHTVVAHIAKDGHYYIHPDEKQCRSISVREAARLQSFPDDFYFEGSRSAAFKQIGNAVPPLMAYAIAKKMKELL, from the coding sequence ATGGAAAAGATAAACTTCATAGATTTATTTGCGGGGGCATCCGGTATGTCTGAAGGTTTCAGTAAAGCCGGATTCAATCCTGTTGCTCATATCGAGATGAATGAAGAAGCCTGTTTTACCATAAAAACAAGAGCTGCCTATCATTACCTCAAATCAGAGAAAAAATTAGAAGTATATTACAATTATATAAAAAAAGAAATAAGCAGGGAAGAATTTTACAAAATTATACCCGATGAAATTCTGGATTCTGTTATAAATGTTGAGATAGATGATAATTCTATAAAAGACATTTTTAGAAAAATTAATAAAAAAAATCAGAAAATTGATTTAATAATTGGCGGTCCTCCTTGTCAGGCTTATTCTCTTTTGGGAAGACACCAGGAAAATATAGAAAATGACCCTAGAAATAAACTCTATATTCAATACGGCAGGTTTTTGAAAGAATTTAATCCCCAGGCATTTGTGTTTGAAAATGTTCCTGGGATATTAAGTGCAAATAAAGGACAGCACTTTAAAAATTTAAAAACATATTTCAGAAAGTTAGGATACGAGGTATATCACGATACACTGGATGCTTCAGATTATGGAGTAGTTCAGGCAAGAAAAAGAATCATTATTGTTGGCTGGAAAAAAGAAGCTGACTTTGGTTTTCCGGATTTTGATAAAGTAAAGGAAAAATATACTGTTAATGAAGCTTTTGAGGACTTACCGGAATTAAAACCCGGTGAAGGTTATCAGCATATAAATTACAAGGAATTAAAGAATAATTATCTTGAAAAGTTTGAATTAAGAAACGGAATTGATTTTGTAACACAGCATATATCACGTCCCCATAATGAAAGAGATTTAGCAATATACAAAACAGCTATTCAGAAATGGAATAATGAAAAGATAAGATTGAAATATCCTGATCTGCCGGAAAAACTTAAAACACACAAAAATGAATCTTCATTTATTGATAGATTTAAGGTAGTTAATGGCACAGGAGTTTCTCATACTGTAGTGGCACATATTGCAAAAGATGGTCATTATTACATACATCCTGACGAGAAACAATGTCGCTCTATTTCGGTAAGAGAAGCTGCCAGATTACAGTCTTTTCCTGATGATTTCTATTTTGAAGGTTCACGTTCAGCAGCATTTAAACAGATAGGTAATGCAGTACCACCATTAATGGCTTATGCTATTGCTAAAAAAATGAAAGAATTGTTATGA
- a CDS encoding helix-turn-helix domain-containing protein produces the protein MTELGKYFKQKSINKSEIARKTGISSSRLSELSRNEKSRLKAEELYLISLALDIPASDILEKLYGHLKLKN, from the coding sequence ATGACCGAATTAGGCAAATATTTTAAACAGAAATCAATTAATAAATCTGAAATAGCGAGAAAAACCGGAATTAGTTCTTCCCGGTTAAGCGAACTAAGCAGAAATGAAAAAAGCAGGTTAAAAGCAGAGGAATTATACCTGATTTCTTTAGCATTAGATATACCTGCATCTGATATTTTAGAAAAATTATACGGACATCTTAAGTTGAAAAATTAA
- the apaG gene encoding Co2+/Mg2+ efflux protein ApaG, whose product MVSKITKGIKVVVKVHYAGQSLQLNDLFNFFNYEISIENKSSNTVQLLRRHWLIKDSLNNDVIVEGEGVVGKTPVLNSEEIFEYTSGCSIMGYIGSMQGYFTFLDLNTSEIFHVKIPLFNMNIPKIFN is encoded by the coding sequence ATGGTTTCAAAGATCACAAAAGGAATAAAAGTTGTTGTGAAGGTGCATTATGCCGGACAAAGTTTGCAACTAAATGATCTTTTCAATTTTTTTAACTATGAAATTAGTATTGAAAATAAAAGTAGTAATACAGTGCAGCTTTTACGCAGGCATTGGTTAATTAAAGATTCTTTAAATAACGATGTAATTGTTGAAGGCGAAGGCGTGGTTGGTAAAACACCGGTTCTAAATTCTGAAGAAATTTTTGAATATACTTCCGGATGCTCTATAATGGGCTACATTGGCAGTATGCAAGGATATTTTACTTTTCTGGATTTAAATACTTCAGAGATTTTTCACGTAAAAATACCACTGTTTAATATGAATATTCCAAAAATATTTAACTAA